The following proteins come from a genomic window of Alicyclobacillus dauci:
- a CDS encoding amidase, producing MQLATLAQHIRDKEISPVEVTHDVLKRIHSLNPILNAYGTVLEEQALEDAKAAEREIMSGVYRGPLHGVPIGLKDLIFTKGIRTTMGSKVYANFVPEENATVVERIRDAGGIVLGKLNMDEFAYGSTGDKSYFGPVKNPFNISKISGGSSSGAGAAVVSELCYGAIGTDTGGSIRIPSSCCGIIGLKPTFGRVSKFGVYPLSYTLDHVGPMTRFVKDNAIVLGIIAGCDKKDPYSYAEFEDFTRLMNDSIKGATIGVPSNFFFEQIDSQVAKALQHTISVFQDLGANIRSVTIPQIQTMSWGQVMIQTSETYAIHESTLQTHATDLDVEIKQQLLTCASTRGYDYVKATQQKDQTTVEINQIFDEVDILLTPTVPILPTDTNQREIQIGNVTYKVNTTLLRFTLPWSYTGNPCLSIPCGFSEDGLPIGMQLVGRTNEEAQLYRFGYWFEQTSGVLDEREALLAHVFQTQ from the coding sequence ATGCAGTTAGCCACATTGGCACAGCATATTCGAGACAAAGAAATTTCCCCTGTAGAGGTCACTCACGATGTGCTTAAACGCATCCATTCGCTAAACCCGATACTTAACGCATACGGGACTGTATTGGAAGAACAAGCGTTGGAAGACGCAAAAGCTGCCGAACGTGAAATCATGTCCGGCGTCTATCGGGGTCCTTTGCACGGTGTGCCGATTGGTCTGAAAGATCTAATCTTCACCAAAGGTATTCGAACCACGATGGGTTCTAAAGTTTACGCAAATTTCGTTCCCGAAGAAAATGCTACCGTAGTCGAGCGAATTAGAGATGCAGGCGGAATCGTACTGGGTAAACTGAATATGGATGAATTCGCCTACGGGTCAACCGGTGATAAGTCGTATTTTGGGCCAGTCAAAAATCCCTTTAACATTTCGAAAATCAGTGGCGGTTCGAGTAGCGGTGCGGGCGCGGCAGTAGTAAGCGAACTTTGCTATGGTGCCATCGGGACGGATACTGGAGGGTCGATTCGAATTCCATCTTCCTGTTGTGGAATTATCGGACTGAAACCGACTTTTGGCCGTGTGAGTAAATTCGGCGTATATCCGTTGAGCTATACGCTGGATCATGTTGGCCCAATGACTCGTTTCGTTAAAGATAACGCGATCGTTTTAGGTATTATCGCAGGTTGCGATAAAAAAGATCCATATTCATATGCAGAGTTCGAGGATTTTACTCGTTTGATGAATGACAGCATCAAAGGGGCTACTATTGGAGTTCCCTCCAACTTTTTCTTTGAACAAATCGATTCTCAGGTTGCGAAGGCATTGCAACATACCATAAGTGTCTTTCAAGACCTAGGCGCGAATATTCGATCTGTGACCATCCCACAAATTCAGACCATGAGTTGGGGTCAAGTCATGATCCAAACCAGCGAAACCTATGCGATTCATGAATCCACTTTACAAACCCATGCCACTGATCTGGACGTCGAGATTAAACAGCAATTACTGACTTGCGCAAGTACCAGGGGATATGATTACGTGAAAGCAACTCAACAAAAAGATCAAACCACAGTAGAGATTAATCAGATTTTCGATGAAGTAGATATCTTGCTGACACCAACCGTGCCTATTTTGCCAACAGATACTAATCAGCGCGAGATCCAGATCGGAAACGTGACGTATAAGGTGAATACCACATTGTTACGATTTACTCTACCTTGGAGCTACACGGGTAATCCTTGTTTGTCCATCCCTTGTGGATTTTCAGAAGATGGGCTTCCTATAGGAATGCAACTCGTTGGCAGGACAAATGAGGAAGCCCAGTTGTACCGCTTTGGATATTGGTTTGAGCAGACAAGTGGAGTATTGGATGAGAGGGAGGCGCTTCTAGCGCATGTCTTTCAAACACAATAA
- a CDS encoding site-specific integrase — protein sequence MGFKAFPADDVTIGRYISYLALLGRKKSTIRRHLTSIAEIHRMNGVEDVPTQSFAVKRVWKGIRNDKRDERVTKKAATLIEDIRAMVAIQPNSMLGLRNKLILLIGYAGSFRRSEIVGLKYEDVKFVRNGVEILLRHSKTDQEGEGRKLAIGYGSRLETCPVRNLQEWFERTGIDSGFIFRRFTPQGRLTEYGLSPQTVALIVKDAARAAGLPNAEDYSGHSLRAGAATQGAKNKADALVIMKQTGHKSRAMLDEYIREGSLWDDTLTNYLGL from the coding sequence ATGGGATTCAAAGCTTTCCCAGCTGATGATGTGACAATTGGACGATACATATCATATTTAGCACTGCTCGGAAGGAAAAAAAGTACAATTCGTCGTCATCTGACCTCAATCGCTGAAATTCATAGAATGAATGGGGTAGAAGACGTTCCCACCCAATCGTTTGCTGTAAAGCGTGTTTGGAAGGGAATTCGCAACGATAAAAGGGATGAACGGGTTACTAAGAAAGCCGCAACGCTCATTGAAGACATTCGCGCAATGGTAGCTATTCAACCAAATTCAATGTTGGGGCTCCGAAACAAACTGATTCTACTTATTGGGTACGCTGGGTCGTTCCGGCGCTCTGAAATAGTCGGACTGAAGTATGAAGACGTAAAGTTCGTCCGAAACGGGGTTGAAATCCTGTTACGGCACAGTAAAACAGACCAGGAAGGGGAGGGACGAAAGTTAGCGATTGGGTACGGTTCCCGGCTAGAAACGTGTCCGGTTCGTAACCTGCAGGAGTGGTTTGAGAGGACTGGTATCGACTCCGGGTTCATTTTTCGGCGCTTCACACCGCAAGGTCGACTAACTGAATATGGGTTGTCTCCCCAAACAGTTGCACTTATCGTAAAGGACGCAGCTCGCGCTGCGGGGCTGCCCAACGCAGAGGATTATTCGGGACATAGTTTGCGAGCTGGTGCCGCAACGCAGGGCGCAAAAAATAAGGCGGATGCGCTGGTGATCATGAAACAAACAGGCCACAAGAGCAGGGCCATGCTTGATGAGTACATCAGGGAAGGTAGCCTGTGGGACGACACTCTTACTAATTATCTTGGGTTGTAG
- a CDS encoding Imm70 family immunity protein, translating to MSTSGKVACGTTLLLIILGCRTVVYWGEILSKQPWGTDITAEITSLSNYFVTSDGRDLFEVLFLALMIDLTRKTNTEIG from the coding sequence ATGAGTACATCAGGGAAGGTAGCCTGTGGGACGACACTCTTACTAATTATCTTGGGTTGTAGAACGGTTGTTTATTGGGGGGAAATCCTCTCTAAGCAACCATGGGGAACAGATATTACTGCTGAGATAACAAGTTTATCGAATTATTTTGTTACGAGTGATGGACGTGACTTATTTGAGGTCTTGTTCTTAGCATTAATGATTGACTTAACAAGAAAGACAAACACTGAAATTGGCTAA
- a CDS encoding IS110 family RNA-guided transposase: MPSPLFVGIDVSSEANVVCCLTRDDEKRPVSRFTVTNNRPGILEFQERITKLAKQLQSEEILFGLEHTGCFSTHAAMYLQRHLDFGVPRKVYVFNLSLIREFKKSHFLSAPKNDRVDAWFIAAKLRTGLLPHPFTWSEPLMALQRLTRTRYHLMQDLTRESNFLMTNLFLKFSDYTITGPFRRNKLSATSLAVMEEFESAEEIAEMSLDRLIDFLVEHGKNRFENPEAVAQALQKAARSSYRLPQSMSDSVNLAMASSIRMIRTAQEQLKALRKGIEDHLATIPQTLDSIPGIGPIFASGNVAELDVSQFKSHTEAAKHAGLAWTVHQSGKFTANRTRLIHSGNRYLKYYMVEAANSVRVHDPVFAEYYAKKKAEPKEFAEGRALALTARKLMRVVFYLLKTNRLYTPEVIRQRA; encoded by the coding sequence ATGCCCTCTCCGTTATTTGTCGGAATTGATGTAAGCAGCGAAGCCAACGTGGTTTGCTGTTTGACGCGGGACGATGAGAAACGACCAGTGAGTCGATTCACTGTTACCAACAATCGTCCCGGTATTTTAGAGTTTCAGGAGCGCATCACCAAGCTGGCGAAACAGCTCCAGTCTGAAGAGATTCTTTTCGGCCTCGAACATACGGGCTGTTTCTCAACTCATGCCGCCATGTATCTGCAACGTCACTTGGACTTCGGCGTTCCGCGTAAGGTGTACGTCTTTAATCTCAGCCTCATCCGGGAGTTTAAGAAGTCTCATTTCCTGAGCGCCCCCAAGAACGACAGAGTGGATGCCTGGTTCATCGCAGCCAAGCTTCGGACAGGCCTTCTCCCGCATCCGTTTACGTGGAGCGAACCGCTCATGGCGCTGCAACGTCTGACACGTACTCGCTATCACCTGATGCAGGACCTGACTCGGGAAAGCAATTTCCTCATGACGAACCTGTTTCTCAAGTTCAGTGACTATACCATCACTGGACCCTTTCGTAGAAACAAGCTCTCTGCCACGTCATTGGCCGTCATGGAGGAATTTGAATCCGCCGAGGAAATCGCTGAGATGTCCTTGGATCGTCTCATTGACTTCCTTGTCGAGCATGGCAAGAATCGTTTCGAAAACCCCGAGGCAGTCGCTCAGGCCTTGCAGAAGGCCGCTCGCTCCTCGTACCGGTTGCCGCAGTCGATGTCGGACTCGGTGAATCTCGCGATGGCGTCCAGCATTCGCATGATTCGCACGGCACAAGAGCAGCTTAAGGCGCTGCGTAAAGGCATCGAGGACCACTTGGCGACGATCCCGCAAACGCTCGATTCCATTCCCGGTATCGGTCCCATTTTCGCTTCTGGCAATGTGGCTGAACTGGACGTTAGCCAGTTCAAGAGTCACACGGAAGCAGCAAAGCATGCCGGGCTCGCTTGGACAGTTCACCAGTCCGGGAAGTTCACAGCAAACCGAACTCGACTCATTCATTCTGGCAACCGCTATCTCAAGTACTACATGGTTGAAGCGGCCAACAGCGTCCGGGTGCACGACCCTGTTTTTGCCGAGTACTATGCCAAGAAGAAAGCGGAGCCGAAAGAATTTGCCGAGGGACGTGCCCTTGCGCTTACAGCCCGGAAACTAATGCGGGTGGTCTTCTATCTGCTAAAGACCAACCGACTCTACACTCCGGAGGTGATCCGACAACGCGCATAA
- a CDS encoding DUF3291 domain-containing protein, translating to MALYTCPKLERPYDNPANKSFEELGGRIMEKVKDVPGHIRFVYEMPEPMPWPNYINTETDYPALTLSVWEDIDSLFTFSYRDNLHASALRQRKDWFKRSDHPIYVLWYVEDPNTVDYHEAVERMNFLCEHGPSPYAFDFHHLYNQQGNVMQKSK from the coding sequence ATCGCACTATATACCTGTCCAAAATTGGAGCGTCCATACGATAATCCGGCTAACAAGAGCTTTGAGGAACTCGGTGGGAGGATTATGGAGAAAGTGAAGGACGTTCCGGGGCACATTCGATTTGTTTATGAGATGCCTGAACCAATGCCATGGCCCAACTACATTAACACAGAGACCGACTATCCAGCTTTAACGTTATCCGTATGGGAAGATATCGATTCCTTGTTTACCTTCTCCTACCGAGATAATCTACATGCGAGTGCCTTGAGACAGCGTAAAGATTGGTTTAAGAGAAGTGACCATCCCATCTATGTACTTTGGTATGTAGAAGACCCGAATACAGTGGACTATCACGAAGCAGTCGAGAGGATGAACTTTTTGTGTGAACATGGACCCAGCCCATATGCCTTTGATTTTCATCACCTGTACAATCAACAGGGAAATGTTATGCAGAAATCCAAGTAA